The proteins below come from a single Acaryochloris sp. CCMEE 5410 genomic window:
- a CDS encoding response regulator, which produces MANETPLRDPAYQLFFQEALELLLQIDTTLQEVLQIPSKTSIDFLLEMAQILYEGAQSLNLTQLAHQVQIFSSLMLNLQQDPLGTTPEDAYQLRQAFKEMQTALEAYISGPPVLDMSSNLDVSSERESSSHGSIALDVAEDELATNGNLMLPAGGSDVTSLILISDVAEILDQLQQVLVNPQVFDLAAELKALTEALLGWGEVLELNELTTIAQSTLDMLDSNPQSAISIGQLSLAGFRAAHKTALQALQADSGSQNADHHPQSSKKLDLPSSPTAMSPMAAEIPTAESLSASDEVILNATQLFVWQQERLLFTIPSEAVAEILIPRAEQLMGNEHQRCLSWQQQFIPIHPLGHLLNRGESHWPRLTAAVLPGRGANSATVFGSSPLIIIHQGGQTLALEVEITRLVTESELVLQIPEGQIHCPYFSGETALESEQYGVVDIAALLNEMLHLSPLPMPKAVRLSSPAVSVSLKPKRPPKISKKTRSQTTILVVDDSKMVRMMVSTALQSAGYDVLEAADGQLAIEQVERADIQLIICDVEMPNMNGFEFLEYRCRQPAIMNLPVVMLSTCNSDQHRQLATTLGANAYLTKPYDESNLLATLQALVG; this is translated from the coding sequence ATGGCTAATGAGACGCCGCTGCGCGATCCTGCTTATCAACTGTTTTTTCAAGAAGCATTAGAACTTTTACTGCAGATTGATACGACCTTACAAGAGGTGCTGCAAATTCCGAGTAAAACATCCATCGATTTTTTACTGGAGATGGCGCAAATCCTATATGAGGGAGCCCAATCCCTCAATCTCACTCAGTTAGCCCATCAGGTCCAAATCTTTTCGAGCTTAATGCTGAACTTACAGCAAGATCCCTTAGGAACGACTCCAGAGGATGCATATCAGTTGAGGCAAGCTTTTAAAGAGATGCAAACCGCTTTAGAGGCTTATATCTCTGGTCCACCTGTCTTAGATATGTCTTCAAACCTCGATGTTTCTTCAGAACGAGAGTCTTCTTCCCATGGGTCCATTGCTTTAGACGTCGCAGAAGATGAGTTAGCCACCAATGGTAATTTAATGCTGCCCGCAGGGGGGAGTGATGTTACCTCTTTAATCTTGATCTCTGATGTCGCGGAAATTTTGGATCAGCTGCAGCAGGTCTTGGTTAATCCCCAGGTATTTGACCTGGCAGCCGAGTTAAAAGCCTTGACAGAAGCATTATTGGGTTGGGGAGAAGTCTTAGAGCTCAATGAACTGACCACGATTGCTCAATCGACCTTAGACATGTTGGATAGCAATCCCCAATCTGCGATTTCGATTGGCCAATTATCTTTGGCTGGCTTTCGAGCCGCCCATAAAACGGCTTTACAAGCATTGCAGGCTGACTCAGGTTCGCAAAATGCTGACCATCACCCACAAAGCTCGAAGAAGCTGGATCTTCCATCGAGTCCCACGGCCATGTCTCCCATGGCTGCCGAAATTCCCACTGCTGAGTCATTATCAGCGTCAGATGAGGTGATTTTAAATGCCACTCAGTTATTTGTCTGGCAGCAAGAAAGGCTGCTCTTTACGATTCCGTCAGAGGCGGTGGCAGAAATCCTCATTCCCAGAGCTGAACAGTTAATGGGCAATGAGCATCAGCGTTGTTTAAGTTGGCAGCAGCAGTTTATCCCGATTCATCCATTGGGGCATCTGCTCAATCGAGGGGAGTCTCATTGGCCCCGACTCACTGCTGCGGTCTTGCCTGGACGTGGAGCAAATAGTGCGACGGTATTTGGCAGTTCTCCCTTGATCATTATTCATCAAGGGGGCCAAACCCTGGCCTTAGAAGTTGAAATCACCCGCTTAGTGACGGAGTCAGAGCTGGTTCTGCAAATTCCGGAAGGACAGATCCATTGTCCTTATTTTTCTGGCGAGACGGCCTTGGAGTCGGAGCAGTACGGAGTGGTTGATATTGCCGCCCTGCTCAATGAAATGTTGCATTTAAGTCCCCTGCCAATGCCCAAGGCAGTAAGGCTATCGAGTCCAGCAGTATCTGTCAGTCTAAAGCCCAAACGCCCTCCCAAAATTTCGAAGAAAACGCGATCGCAAACCACAATACTCGTAGTTGACGATTCCAAAATGGTGCGCATGATGGTTAGCACGGCGCTGCAATCAGCCGGCTACGACGTCCTTGAGGCGGCTGATGGTCAATTGGCCATCGAACAGGTAGAGCGGGCAGATATTCAGCTGATTATTTGTGACGTAGAAATGCCCAATATGAATGGGTTTGAGTTTCTAGAATATCGGTGCCGTCAGCCAGCCATAATGAACCTGCCAGTGGTGATGCTAAGCACTTGCAATAGTGACCAGCACCGGCAATTAGCGACGACCTTGGGCGCTAATGCTTATCTGACAAAACCTTACGATGAATCCAATCTCTTAGCCACCTTACAAGCACTGGTAGGCTAG
- a CDS encoding ferredoxin-thioredoxin reductase variable chain — protein sequence MQIGDQVRVKESVIIYHHPEHRNNPFDIKGTEGELIQVIKDWQGREVSANYPYLVKFSKKLRIHLGEHEIESV from the coding sequence ATGCAAATAGGCGATCAAGTCCGCGTCAAAGAATCAGTCATTATTTACCATCATCCTGAACATCGAAATAACCCTTTCGATATTAAGGGGACTGAAGGTGAGCTGATTCAAGTCATTAAGGACTGGCAAGGGCGAGAAGTGAGCGCCAACTATCCCTATCTCGTTAAGTTCAGCAAGAAGCTCCGCATTCATTTGGGCGAGCATGAAATAGAGTCTGTCTAG
- the glp gene encoding gephyrin-like molybdotransferase Glp: MLSVDQAESLILKTAQSLTDQEITTLLNAQQRILATDISSTLDFPYWDNSAMDGYAVRYADVQACGPDTPAILDVVTEIPAGTCPNLSLAPGQAARIFTGAMVPQGADTVVMQENTLRQGDQVHILQCPQPQAFVRKRGAYYQAGVPILKQGMTLTPPDIAILATVQCTEIPVYRRPVVAILSTGNELVAPDQPLQAGQIVDSNRYALAALVQATGAEVQLIDLVGDTVEDLKAAIASTIPQADVVISSGGVSVGDYDYVDQVLAELNADIHIRSVAVKPGKPLTFATFPTADGSQPVLYFGLPGNPVSALVSFWRFVQPALRKVSGQSGSWRPRFVEARTLHPLPAGGRREIYLWGQLSLDDGQYEFTLAGGSHSSGNLMNLSQTNGLVVIPVDHPAVEAGESVSVMQVGEATT, translated from the coding sequence ATGCTCTCAGTTGACCAAGCAGAGTCTCTTATCCTCAAAACGGCTCAATCCCTTACAGATCAAGAAATCACTACTCTCCTCAACGCGCAACAGCGCATTCTGGCCACTGATATTTCCAGTACATTGGATTTTCCCTATTGGGATAATTCGGCGATGGATGGGTATGCTGTTCGCTATGCAGATGTCCAAGCTTGTGGGCCTGATACTCCAGCTATCCTCGATGTGGTGACGGAAATACCCGCCGGGACGTGTCCCAATCTCTCCCTAGCCCCTGGACAGGCGGCCCGAATCTTTACGGGAGCCATGGTGCCCCAGGGGGCAGATACGGTGGTGATGCAGGAGAATACCCTTCGGCAAGGTGACCAGGTTCATATCCTTCAATGCCCTCAACCCCAAGCCTTTGTCAGAAAGCGAGGTGCCTATTACCAAGCAGGAGTGCCGATTTTAAAGCAAGGCATGACTTTAACGCCCCCAGATATCGCCATTTTGGCAACGGTTCAGTGCACAGAAATTCCTGTTTATCGTCGGCCCGTGGTTGCGATTTTATCGACGGGTAATGAGCTGGTTGCGCCGGATCAGCCATTGCAGGCCGGACAAATTGTTGACTCCAATCGTTATGCTTTGGCGGCTTTAGTACAGGCAACGGGAGCCGAAGTTCAGCTGATCGATTTGGTGGGGGACACAGTGGAGGATTTGAAAGCTGCGATCGCATCTACAATTCCCCAGGCCGATGTGGTGATTTCCTCTGGGGGAGTCTCTGTAGGAGATTACGATTATGTGGATCAAGTGTTAGCGGAGTTAAACGCTGATATCCATATTCGGTCAGTAGCGGTTAAGCCTGGTAAGCCCTTAACCTTTGCCACTTTTCCCACTGCAGATGGAAGCCAGCCTGTTCTCTATTTTGGTCTACCAGGGAATCCAGTTTCCGCGTTGGTCAGTTTTTGGCGATTTGTTCAGCCAGCCCTCCGTAAAGTGTCTGGCCAGTCAGGCAGTTGGCGACCTCGTTTTGTAGAAGCAAGAACCTTACACCCTTTACCTGCGGGAGGACGGAGAGAGATTTATCTCTGGGGGCAGTTGAGCCTGGACGACGGCCAATATGAATTTACCCTCGCTGGTGGCAGCCATAGCTCTGGAAATTTGATGAATCTATCCCAAACCAACGGTTTAGTCGTTATTCCTGTTGATCATCCAGCGGTGGAGGCTGGAGAGTCGGTATCGGTGATGCAGGTGGGGGAAGCCACCACCTAA